Proteins found in one Drosophila busckii strain San Diego stock center, stock number 13000-0081.31 chromosome 2R, ASM1175060v1, whole genome shotgun sequence genomic segment:
- the LOC108597129 gene encoding uncharacterized protein LOC108597129 isoform X1 has translation MPNLSKCDKLNKYATALIGIVSELIGGFSLYLSCQDYMQTELSVHIVLFFGTIYQIVTSLCLTIGALWMQEKLLIPWLILPVSAIDYAVVMYKVCNGTIYGILFGVFLEMTAWYIAVRLFLRYSGLTSLNNASLFSEQRTVGRAIGMNIFFI, from the exons ATGCCAAATTTGTCAAAATGtgataaattaaacaagtaTGCTACTGCATTGATCGGCATAGTATCTGAACTTATTGGGGGTTTTAGCCTGTACTTATCTTGTCAAGACTATATGCAGACAGAATTGTCTGTCCACATTGTTCTCTTCTTTGGCACCATATATCAAATAGTTACATCCTTGTGTCTCACTATTGGAGCTCTGTGG ATGCAAGAAAAATTGCTCATTCCATGGCTTATTTTACCCGTGTCAGCTATCGATTATGCTGTAGTTATGTATAAAGTTTGCAACGGCActatttatggcattttatttggagtgt TTTTGGAAATGACAGCTTGGTATATCGCCGTACGCTTGTTTTTGAGATACAGCGGTCTAACAAGCCTTAATAATGCAAGCTTATTTTCAGAACAAAGGACCGTAGGACGAGCAATTggtatgaatattttttttatataa
- the LOC108597129 gene encoding uncharacterized protein LOC108597129 isoform X2 produces the protein MPNLSKCDKLNKYATALIGIVSELIGGFSLYLSCQDYMQTELSVHIVLFFGTIYQIVTSLCLTIGALWMQEKLLIPWLILPVSAIDYAVVMYKVCNGTIYGILFGFWK, from the exons ATGCCAAATTTGTCAAAATGtgataaattaaacaagtaTGCTACTGCATTGATCGGCATAGTATCTGAACTTATTGGGGGTTTTAGCCTGTACTTATCTTGTCAAGACTATATGCAGACAGAATTGTCTGTCCACATTGTTCTCTTCTTTGGCACCATATATCAAATAGTTACATCCTTGTGTCTCACTATTGGAGCTCTGTGG ATGCAAGAAAAATTGCTCATTCCATGGCTTATTTTACCCGTGTCAGCTATCGATTATGCTGTAGTTATGTATAAAGTTTGCAACGGCActatttatggcattttatttgga TTTTGGAAATGA